A stretch of DNA from Bacteroidales bacterium:
AACACATTGAATAAAATTAGTAGAAACCTTTTCATTAGCAAGACTTCAATTTCAATATTCATTTCAACAGTTGTAATTGGATTTTCCTTTCTCTACAGCTTTGTTTTAGATTTACCAGAATCGGATTCAGGAGTTTTGGAATTTCTGGACATGTTATTCTTTATTCCAGTAATTATCCCCTATGGAATTGGATACGGTGGAGGTTCTGATTTCGCATTTTATTTTAGCATAATTGTCGAGGTTTTGATTTTGACGTTTTTCATAAGACTATTATTTACATTTGGAATTCAAATAGATAAGAGAAAAAATGTAAAATAGAGCACCTTGTGACAACCTACTTAACCTATAGTCGGCTCAAGAGTCGTCAAAAAAAAGAACTAAAATGTTGATCTTACGAAATATTAATGAAAGGCAACCGTCAGCAACTATTTTTCACCAAAAATCCATACACGCAGGGTGCTGCTTAACTTTCGATCAGGCTGTATAAAAGGCTGATCTCTTCAGCCCAGATGTCTTCGTTGGGAGTTTCGAGGATCATGGGGATTTCGTCAAAACGGGGGTCGTTCATAATCCACCGGAAAGTGTCCAGCCCGATGGTTCCCTGTCCGATACTCTCGTGGCGGTCAACTTTTGATCCTAAATCTTTCTTGGCATCGTTCAGGTGCAGGGCTTTGAGGTATTTCATTCCAACAATTTCGTCAAACTTCCGGAAGGTTGCTTCAAAACCTTCACGGGTTTTAATGTCATAACCGGCAACAAATGAGTGGCAGGTATCAAGGCAGACGCCGACTCTGCTTTTATCCTCCACATGGGCTATGATGAATGCCAGTTGTTCAAATTGGTAACCCAGATTGGTTCCCTGACCGGCAGTGTTTTCTATCACCGCTGTAACGCCGTTGGTTTTGCTCAAAGCAATATTAATGGACGCTGCAATCCTGAGCAGACTTTGTTCAGGGTCGATTTTACCCAGGTGGCTTCCGGGATGGAAATTTAGCAACCGGATGCCTAACTGCTCGCAGCGTTTCATTTCGTCTTCAAAAGCAACGCGTGATTTGGTCAAACCTTCTTCTTCCGGATGCCCGAGGTTGATCAGGTAGCTGTCATGTGGAAGTATGTGCTCCGGTGAAAATCCGAGATTGATGACATTGGCTTTAAACTCCTCGATATTTTTTTTGGTTAACGGCGAGGAGTACCACTGTTTTTGATTTTTTGTGAACAAAGCAAATGCTTTCGCCCCAATTTTATGCGCATTTTCCGGTGCATTTTCTACTCCTCCCGATGCACTCACATGCGCTCCAACTCTTTTCATATCAATAATTTTTATTAAAAAAAGAAACCCCCACGGTCTCAAAATCAACAGGGTGGGGGCAAATTTACTTTTGTTCGATTATTTTCCTTCGATCCAGGAAATAATTTTTGGATCGTCAGGCTTCACCCGGGGTGAAACCATATCAACCAAGTGGCCATTCTCATCAATCAGGTACTTTTGAAAATTCCAGCCCACCTCGGAGTCCAAAACACCATTTTTATCCTTACTTGTCAACCATTTGTACACTTCGCACATGTCGTCGCCTTTCACTGATACTTTAGCCATCATCGGAAATTCGACGCCGTAATTGGCTGTGCAAAATTCCATAATCTCTTCGGCCGTACCCGGTTCCTGGTTCATGAAGTTGTTGGCAGGGAAGCCAATGATCGTAAAATTGTCGCCGCCATATTTTGCGTAAAGTGCTTGCAGCCCTTCATATTGAGGAGTTAAACCACATTTGGATGCAGTATTTACAACGAGAACTTTTTTCCCTTTGAGGGAGGAAAGATCAAATTTATCGCCGGTCAAAGTTTCGACCGTAAAATCGTGGAATGTTTTTTTAGTTTGGCTAAATGCGATCATCGAAATCAGCAAACTTAACGTTAATAACAGGTTGTATTTCATGTTT
This window harbors:
- the nfo gene encoding deoxyribonuclease IV translates to MKRVGAHVSASGGVENAPENAHKIGAKAFALFTKNQKQWYSSPLTKKNIEEFKANVINLGFSPEHILPHDSYLINLGHPEEEGLTKSRVAFEDEMKRCEQLGIRLLNFHPGSHLGKIDPEQSLLRIAASINIALSKTNGVTAVIENTAGQGTNLGYQFEQLAFIIAHVEDKSRVGVCLDTCHSFVAGYDIKTREGFEATFRKFDEIVGMKYLKALHLNDAKKDLGSKVDRHESIGQGTIGLDTFRWIMNDPRFDEIPMILETPNEDIWAEEISLLYSLIES
- a CDS encoding glutathione peroxidase, translated to MKYNLLLTLSLLISMIAFSQTKKTFHDFTVETLTGDKFDLSSLKGKKVLVVNTASKCGLTPQYEGLQALYAKYGGDNFTIIGFPANNFMNQEPGTAEEIMEFCTANYGVEFPMMAKVSVKGDDMCEVYKWLTSKDKNGVLDSEVGWNFQKYLIDENGHLVDMVSPRVKPDDPKIISWIEGK